The following are from one region of the Nocardia terpenica genome:
- a CDS encoding PucR family transcriptional regulator translates to MSVAVHSSPGEGSIVTRVLDRLPQLAERILASGLGSVLPAGSLPEGHFLEVLPAIYGCAHAFLRAVEQGREFTREEVRTFVVPVVERHAEDRLPLRLLVEAVHESARQVLREAVEVSDPAAPGELVEFGDQLLRLLMHINAVVVESYAEVEQSVFNAEREARRALCAALLRGLPAEELAARADIVLADHYSVLALRLRSAEPAAEVANLLTRRRIRLLQQTLDRLSLTATLHTFDGAHGTVLLPGGEPGGVDVTELAAELAQRFGVDVLVAEIAGTARESVPGAARQAAELAELARLLGRPTGGYRIDDLVLEYQLTRPGPARDRLAERIAPLLRSPHLVETLDAHLRHGADRKSAAAEMHVHPNTFSYRLRRIADLTGTDPGEPNGSRLLAAALTVHRLYPTAEGDRMVHPQ, encoded by the coding sequence ATGTCGGTCGCAGTTCATTCCTCGCCCGGAGAAGGCAGCATCGTGACGCGGGTGCTCGATCGGTTGCCGCAACTCGCCGAGCGCATTCTCGCCTCCGGGCTGGGGTCGGTGTTGCCCGCGGGGAGCCTGCCCGAGGGGCATTTTCTGGAGGTGCTGCCCGCCATCTACGGGTGCGCGCACGCGTTTCTGCGGGCCGTCGAGCAGGGCCGCGAGTTCACCCGGGAGGAGGTGCGGACGTTCGTGGTGCCGGTGGTGGAGCGGCACGCCGAGGACCGCCTGCCGCTGCGACTGCTGGTCGAGGCCGTGCACGAGTCGGCGCGGCAGGTGCTGCGCGAGGCGGTGGAGGTGAGCGATCCCGCCGCCCCGGGGGAACTGGTGGAATTCGGCGATCAGCTGCTGCGGCTGCTCATGCACATCAATGCGGTGGTGGTCGAGTCGTACGCCGAGGTCGAGCAGTCGGTGTTCAATGCCGAACGCGAAGCGCGCCGGGCATTGTGCGCGGCGCTGCTGCGCGGGCTGCCCGCCGAGGAACTGGCCGCGCGCGCGGATATCGTTCTGGCCGACCACTATTCGGTGCTCGCCCTTCGGCTGCGGTCCGCCGAGCCGGCGGCCGAGGTGGCGAATCTGCTGACCCGGCGGCGCATTCGGCTGTTACAGCAGACCCTGGATCGGCTGTCGCTCACCGCCACGCTGCACACCTTCGACGGCGCCCACGGCACCGTGCTGCTGCCCGGCGGCGAACCGGGCGGCGTCGATGTCACCGAGCTGGCTGCCGAGCTGGCCCAGCGGTTCGGCGTGGATGTCCTCGTGGCCGAAATCGCCGGGACCGCACGGGAATCCGTGCCCGGCGCGGCTCGTCAGGCGGCCGAGCTGGCGGAGCTGGCCCGGCTGCTGGGGCGACCGACCGGCGGCTACCGCATCGACGACCTGGTGCTGGAATATCAGCTCACCCGCCCCGGACCAGCGCGCGACCGGCTCGCCGAACGCATTGCCCCGCTGCTGCGCAGCCCGCACCTGGTCGAGACCCTGGACGCGCACCTGCGACACGGCGCCGACCGCAAGTCCGCCGCCGCCGAAATGCACGTCCACCCCAATACTTTCAGCTACCGCCTCCGCCGCATCGCCGACCTCACCGGGACCGACCCGGGCGAACCGAACGGATCACGGTTGCTCGCCGCGGCTTTGACGGTGCACCGGCTGTACCCGACGGCGGAGGGCGATCGAATGGTGCACCCGCAGTAG